Proteins encoded together in one Marispirochaeta sp. window:
- a CDS encoding DUF4070 domain-containing protein: MKILLIYPQFPVTFWSFTWALKFVSKRASTPPLGLLTVAAMLPDEWERKLIDLNVSDLKESHIAWADYVFISAMSIQKKSAENVIERCSRRGVKIVAGGPLFTTSPKDFPAVDHLVLNEAEITFSEFLDDLEKGKLRRIYSSEKWADITRTPMPDWDLIKMKKYATMSIQHSRGCPFNCDFCDITLLYGHRARVKDSHQIIAELENIYNHGWRENVFFVDDNFIGNKRVLKEETLPAVIDWMKSRNYPFTFNTQASINIADDEELMELMTAAGFTTVFVGIETPSPEGLKECSKTQNERRDMAACVKNIHGFGMEVQGGFIVGFDSDPKSIFEDQIRFIQNSSIVTAMVGILTALKGTKLYKRLERENRIVSGETGDNTDCSTNFKPRMDLTSLVAGYKRIVSTIYSPAYYYRRVRTFLAEYQPPKRRRIIRFKPVHILTLMKTTLFLGIIGRERVEYWKLMFWTFFRRPRLFPLATTLAIYGFNHRKVFEKSIR, encoded by the coding sequence ATGAAAATTCTGCTTATTTACCCTCAATTCCCTGTTACATTCTGGAGTTTCACCTGGGCCCTAAAGTTTGTCTCCAAAAGAGCATCCACGCCTCCTCTGGGATTACTTACCGTCGCGGCGATGCTGCCGGATGAATGGGAGCGTAAACTAATCGACTTGAATGTATCCGATCTGAAAGAGTCCCATATTGCCTGGGCTGATTATGTCTTTATAAGCGCTATGTCGATACAGAAAAAGTCGGCAGAGAACGTTATCGAGCGATGCAGCCGGAGGGGAGTAAAAATCGTAGCGGGCGGTCCGCTTTTTACGACGAGCCCGAAAGATTTTCCCGCTGTAGATCATCTTGTTCTTAACGAAGCAGAAATTACATTTTCTGAGTTTCTCGACGATCTTGAAAAAGGAAAACTCCGGCGTATCTACTCCAGCGAAAAGTGGGCTGACATTACCCGGACACCGATGCCCGACTGGGACCTCATCAAAATGAAAAAGTATGCCACCATGTCCATTCAGCACTCCCGGGGCTGTCCTTTTAACTGCGATTTTTGCGATATCACACTGCTCTACGGGCATAGGGCACGGGTCAAGGATTCGCATCAGATTATCGCGGAACTGGAGAACATCTATAATCATGGCTGGAGGGAAAACGTCTTCTTTGTGGACGATAACTTTATCGGTAACAAGCGGGTCCTGAAAGAGGAGACCCTTCCAGCGGTCATTGACTGGATGAAGAGCAGAAACTACCCGTTTACCTTCAATACCCAGGCCTCAATTAATATTGCGGATGATGAAGAGCTTATGGAGCTTATGACGGCAGCAGGATTCACCACCGTTTTTGTCGGGATCGAGACTCCCAGTCCTGAGGGATTGAAGGAGTGTTCGAAAACGCAGAATGAGAGGCGGGACATGGCTGCATGTGTAAAGAATATCCATGGTTTCGGGATGGAAGTGCAGGGGGGATTCATTGTCGGGTTCGACAGCGATCCGAAGAGCATTTTCGAGGACCAGATCCGTTTTATCCAGAACAGCTCTATCGTTACCGCCATGGTGGGGATACTCACAGCCCTCAAGGGGACGAAACTCTATAAGCGCCTGGAAAGGGAAAACCGAATTGTAAGCGGCGAGACAGGGGACAATACCGACTGTTCCACCAACTTCAAACCACGGATGGATTTGACATCCCTCGTCGCCGGATACAAGAGGATAGTCTCAACAATCTATTCTCCTGCCTACTACTATCGGAGAGTCAGGACCTTCCTTGCCGAGTACCAACCTCCAAAAAGAAGACGGATAATCCGGTTCAAACCTGTGCACATACTTACCCTCATGAAAACCACCCTTTTTCTCGGAATTATCGGCAGGGAGCGGGTTGAATACTGGAAGCTGATGTTCTGGACCTTCTTCCGGCGGCCCCGCCTCTTTCCGCTGGCGACGACCCTGGCTATCTACGGATTCAACCACCGGAAGGTGTTCGAAAAGAGTATTCGGTGA
- a CDS encoding extracellular solute-binding protein, which translates to MSRFSLGRNLWKPWFVSAIFLLLVLTVFGVARYRNKTVILELALYSGNSWGVPQNFAYAIYDKAVEMFEERFAKEGYRVELRTGTMYKDYSEWFAQLVLKGKEPDIFLIIEEDFTTYAAIGLLERLDKYIEKSDLSPDFFFSNALEAGKYQGAQYSLPIYIVPSFLIINNDLFDSLGLKVDLDNWTWDQFYQLCEQITDDLDGDGAPDQFGVEGYDWHHAFYTNDKTLFNADSTQSGFNHERFSEMLRFLKKMHALNQGVLVREGMFEDGRVGFKTFNLSEFRVYGSYPYRILRYEDFDWEALPFPHGPHGSSKSKLYTVQLGMSSRSRHKDVAFEFLKFISGDEDFQYQIWEYSNMLPVNRKVFDHIYKTGIMQRDGMRPLDRQFIESVIANSYIDPDFKKYPMIDEYITQRIFTIIAQDEDIAKGVVNLEQMINELLEDEYSVQTGKR; encoded by the coding sequence ATGAGTAGATTTTCTCTTGGGAGGAATCTCTGGAAACCATGGTTTGTTTCGGCAATTTTCCTGCTGCTTGTATTGACGGTTTTTGGTGTCGCACGGTACCGGAATAAAACGGTGATACTGGAGCTGGCTCTCTACTCGGGCAACAGCTGGGGAGTCCCCCAGAATTTCGCCTATGCCATTTACGACAAGGCTGTAGAGATGTTTGAAGAACGCTTTGCGAAGGAAGGCTATCGGGTAGAACTGCGCACCGGCACCATGTACAAGGATTATTCCGAGTGGTTTGCTCAGTTGGTGCTCAAAGGAAAAGAGCCTGACATCTTCCTCATCATCGAAGAGGACTTTACCACCTACGCGGCCATCGGATTGCTGGAGCGGCTCGACAAATATATCGAAAAGAGCGATTTAAGCCCGGATTTCTTTTTCAGTAATGCCCTGGAAGCCGGCAAGTACCAGGGGGCCCAGTATTCATTGCCAATCTATATTGTTCCTTCGTTCCTCATTATAAACAATGATTTATTCGATTCCCTGGGTCTTAAGGTTGACCTTGACAACTGGACCTGGGATCAGTTTTACCAGTTGTGTGAACAGATTACCGATGATCTCGACGGCGATGGTGCCCCCGACCAGTTCGGTGTGGAGGGTTATGACTGGCATCATGCTTTTTATACAAATGACAAAACCCTGTTTAATGCCGACAGCACGCAGTCGGGATTCAATCATGAACGGTTTTCCGAGATGCTCAGGTTCCTCAAGAAGATGCACGCCTTGAACCAGGGGGTTCTCGTACGGGAAGGAATGTTCGAGGATGGCCGGGTTGGTTTTAAAACCTTCAATCTCTCCGAGTTCCGTGTCTACGGTTCGTATCCGTATCGTATTTTACGGTATGAAGATTTTGACTGGGAGGCTTTGCCTTTTCCCCATGGTCCCCACGGGAGCAGCAAGTCAAAACTCTACACAGTTCAGCTGGGTATGAGCTCGCGCTCACGGCACAAGGACGTCGCTTTCGAGTTTCTCAAGTTTATTTCCGGCGACGAAGATTTCCAGTACCAGATTTGGGAGTATTCCAACATGCTGCCTGTAAACCGCAAGGTATTCGACCATATCTATAAAACGGGGATTATGCAGCGGGATGGTATGCGTCCGCTGGACCGTCAGTTCATTGAGTCTGTTATCGCAAACTCATATATTGATCCTGATTTCAAGAAATACCCGATGATCGACGAGTATATCACGCAGCGTATTTTTACCATTATTGCACAGGATGAGGACATCGCCAAAGGGGTGGTAAATCTGGAGCAGATGATTAATGAGCTGCTTGAGGATGAATACTCGGTTCAGACCGGCAAGCGCTGA
- a CDS encoding DUF3820 family protein — protein sequence MADNGMFTKDDLIKLAQYRMPFGKYAGRYLMNVPEEYFLWFAGKGFPEGELGRCMKMMLEIKAHGLEYLLRPLQGTIVDH from the coding sequence ATGGCCGACAATGGTATGTTCACGAAGGACGACCTCATAAAACTGGCACAGTACCGTATGCCATTCGGAAAATATGCCGGCAGGTATTTAATGAATGTTCCCGAAGAATACTTCTTATGGTTTGCCGGCAAGGGTTTTCCCGAAGGAGAACTGGGCAGGTGCATGAAGATGATGCTGGAGATCAAAGCCCACGGACTCGAGTACCTGCTCCGTCCGTTACAGGGCACCATAGTCGATCACTAA
- a CDS encoding Crp/Fnr family transcriptional regulator — MTDSPKGPGPKQNGLLSVLPEEEYHRIVPQLQLVELPLGKVLYESGASLDWVYFPTDSIVSLLYVMENGASAEIAVVGYEGIVGIALFMGGETMPNRAVVQSAGKAYRLKAQTLTWEFNRGGEFQHILLRYTLALLTQMGQTAVCNRHHTVDQQLCRWLLLSLDRLPSNELSMTQELIANMLGVRREGVTEAAGKLQKAGLIEYHRGKITVINRPGLEKRVCECYQVVKDEFARLLPGLQKK, encoded by the coding sequence ATGACAGATTCGCCGAAAGGTCCCGGTCCTAAACAAAATGGTCTTCTCTCTGTCTTGCCTGAGGAAGAATACCACCGGATTGTTCCGCAATTGCAGCTTGTAGAATTACCCCTCGGAAAGGTCCTGTATGAATCAGGCGCTTCCTTGGACTGGGTCTATTTTCCCACCGATTCCATCGTATCCCTTCTGTATGTCATGGAAAACGGTGCTTCCGCTGAGATTGCTGTAGTCGGTTACGAGGGAATCGTGGGTATTGCTCTGTTCATGGGCGGAGAGACTATGCCGAACAGGGCGGTGGTACAGAGCGCCGGTAAGGCGTATCGGCTAAAGGCGCAGACCCTGACCTGGGAGTTCAACCGGGGCGGGGAATTCCAGCATATACTTTTGCGGTATACTCTGGCGCTGCTGACCCAGATGGGCCAGACCGCTGTATGTAACCGGCACCATACGGTGGATCAGCAGCTGTGCCGCTGGCTTCTTCTCAGTCTTGACCGGCTTCCTTCCAATGAATTGAGCATGACCCAGGAGCTGATAGCCAACATGCTTGGGGTCCGTCGTGAAGGGGTGACCGAAGCAGCCGGGAAGCTTCAGAAAGCGGGGCTGATTGAATATCACCGGGGTAAAATCACCGTGATTAACCGGCCGGGACTCGAAAAGCGGGTCTGTGAATGTTACCAGGTTGTTAAAGACGAGTTTGCCCGCCTGCTTCCGGGTCTGCAAAAAAAGTAA
- a CDS encoding ABC transporter permease, with protein sequence MNNSTVKPMKELHLKHNPIYSFVRENLGILIGLLLLCAILTIFSPVFLSKNNILNVLRQVATNLYIACAMTMVIILGGIDLSVGSIIALSGVVTGGMIAFDGYSIGVAVVAGLLVGSAAGAFNGLLISKTTIPPFIVTLSTMNIARGAAYVYTGGQPIRVMSDSFNFIGAGYLGEIPMPIIYLVIIVVVSVLIMSKSRLGRHIYAVGGNPTAAKFSGIKNSRVLFFAYLFSGLMASIAGIVLASRMFSGQPTAGQGAEMDAIAAVVLGGTSMSGGVGKIGGTVIGALIIGVLSNGLNLLGINSFWQYIVKGVVILIAVYVDFIKKSNK encoded by the coding sequence ATGAATAATTCAACAGTTAAACCTATGAAAGAACTGCATCTGAAGCATAATCCGATTTACAGTTTTGTACGGGAAAACCTGGGTATCCTGATCGGATTGCTCCTGTTGTGCGCCATCCTGACCATCTTTTCCCCGGTGTTTCTTTCCAAGAATAATATTCTGAACGTACTGCGGCAGGTGGCGACAAACCTCTACATAGCCTGCGCCATGACCATGGTTATTATCCTTGGCGGTATTGACCTTTCAGTGGGATCGATTATCGCCCTCTCCGGTGTGGTAACCGGCGGCATGATCGCCTTTGACGGTTATTCAATCGGGGTTGCAGTCGTGGCCGGACTCCTGGTGGGTTCTGCGGCGGGAGCTTTTAACGGGCTTTTGATCAGCAAGACCACCATTCCTCCTTTTATCGTTACCCTGTCGACGATGAATATCGCCCGCGGAGCCGCCTATGTCTATACCGGCGGTCAGCCTATTCGCGTCATGTCCGACTCCTTCAATTTTATCGGCGCCGGGTATCTGGGCGAGATTCCCATGCCCATAATCTACCTGGTAATAATTGTAGTTGTCTCGGTATTGATTATGTCAAAATCGCGGCTGGGACGACATATCTATGCAGTGGGGGGCAATCCGACGGCCGCGAAGTTCTCAGGAATAAAAAACAGCCGGGTGCTATTCTTTGCCTATCTGTTCAGCGGTCTTATGGCATCGATTGCCGGAATCGTTCTTGCCTCCCGCATGTTCAGCGGCCAGCCGACAGCCGGCCAGGGCGCGGAGATGGATGCCATCGCCGCGGTAGTTCTGGGCGGAACGAGTATGAGCGGCGGAGTCGGGAAAATCGGCGGGACCGTCATCGGGGCCCTTATTATCGGGGTGCTCAGCAACGGACTGAATCTACTGGGGATTAACTCCTTCTGGCAGTACATTGTAAAGGGTGTCGTTATCCTGATCGCTGTTTACGTGGACTTTATTAAAAAGAGTAATAAATAA
- a CDS encoding sugar ABC transporter ATP-binding protein gives MSEQILLEMKHIRKEFPGVLALKDVSLQLRAGEVHALLGENGAGKSTLIKILGGIYTRDAGEIVIDGKVVHIDSVHDAQKYGISVIHQELVLVPHMTVAENIYLGREPLKSGRFVDFKKMHDDAKKLLDSFELDIRPEEEISELTIAQQQMVEIIKALSFNAKILVMDEPTSSLSEKDVDFLFENIRKLKKAQVGIIYISHRMSELKQIADRITVIRDGEYIGTRDTKTTDNDELIAMMVGRQLTNYYTRTFGNPTDKVLEVKNLRDGKLLKDVSFHLFKGEILGFAGLVGAGRSELMKCIFGIDPFQSGEILLNGNPAVIRNPDEAMKKGIALVPESRKLEALFPDQTVKYNITIKALGEFIHGIHVNNAQETKITREYVDKMAIKTPTYQQVVGNLSGGNQQKVVIGRWLATKPKILIFDEPTRGVDVGAKAEIYAIMNTLVKEGVAIIMISSELPEVINMSDRVVVMSNGRITACLPREGLTQEKIMHHATQFVTT, from the coding sequence GTGAGTGAGCAGATTCTTTTGGAAATGAAGCATATACGCAAGGAGTTCCCGGGAGTACTGGCACTCAAAGATGTTTCCCTGCAGCTTCGGGCCGGTGAAGTCCACGCCTTACTGGGAGAGAACGGTGCAGGTAAGTCGACACTTATCAAGATTCTTGGCGGAATATATACCCGGGATGCCGGGGAAATCGTTATCGACGGAAAGGTGGTCCACATTGATTCGGTTCATGACGCCCAGAAATACGGAATCAGTGTAATTCACCAGGAGCTCGTGCTGGTGCCCCACATGACGGTGGCGGAGAATATATACCTTGGCAGAGAACCGCTTAAATCTGGTCGCTTTGTTGATTTCAAAAAGATGCATGACGATGCAAAGAAACTGCTCGACTCCTTTGAACTGGATATCAGGCCGGAGGAGGAAATCAGCGAATTGACCATAGCCCAGCAGCAGATGGTGGAGATTATCAAGGCCCTCTCCTTCAATGCGAAGATACTGGTCATGGATGAACCGACCTCATCCCTCTCGGAGAAGGATGTCGATTTTCTCTTTGAGAATATCCGGAAGCTGAAAAAGGCCCAGGTCGGCATTATCTATATTTCCCACCGTATGAGCGAACTGAAGCAGATTGCGGACAGAATCACAGTTATCCGCGACGGCGAGTACATCGGTACCAGGGATACGAAGACAACGGACAATGATGAACTTATCGCCATGATGGTCGGCCGTCAGCTAACGAACTACTATACCAGGACCTTCGGCAATCCCACGGACAAAGTTCTGGAGGTAAAAAACCTGAGGGACGGAAAACTGCTCAAGGATGTGTCCTTCCATCTTTTCAAGGGCGAGATTCTCGGTTTCGCGGGTCTTGTGGGCGCAGGGCGAAGCGAACTGATGAAATGTATTTTCGGAATCGATCCGTTCCAGTCAGGAGAGATCCTGCTGAATGGAAACCCGGCGGTCATCCGCAACCCCGATGAGGCAATGAAAAAGGGTATAGCCCTTGTTCCCGAAAGCCGCAAGCTCGAGGCCCTGTTTCCTGATCAGACGGTTAAGTACAACATCACCATCAAGGCCCTTGGTGAGTTCATTCACGGAATCCACGTAAACAATGCCCAGGAGACGAAGATAACCAGGGAATACGTCGACAAGATGGCGATAAAAACGCCGACCTATCAGCAGGTGGTGGGGAACCTGTCCGGCGGCAACCAGCAGAAGGTTGTTATAGGCCGATGGCTTGCGACAAAGCCAAAAATCCTGATTTTTGATGAGCCCACCCGGGGAGTCGATGTCGGGGCTAAGGCGGAGATCTACGCAATCATGAACACTCTTGTCAAAGAAGGTGTCGCGATCATCATGATCTCGTCGGAACTGCCGGAGGTGATCAATATGAGCGACCGGGTGGTGGTTATGAGCAACGGCAGAATAACCGCTTGCCTTCCTCGAGAAGGTTTGACGCAGGAAAAGATAATGCATCACGCTACGCAGTTTGTTACGACCTGA
- a CDS encoding response regulator transcription factor, translating into MTVLIADDQELIRDSLELLISSDTRFKVVGTAKDGREVINLAVRLKPDIILMDIRMPEINGLECVAHIKQQNGDSRIIMLTTFDDDQYVYDAVKNGADGFLLKGISKNDLLSSIVSVHAGGASVDPQTAQKIFSLFGRLANSSFRSLQKTDEQFKSLSIQELKIMQLIGKGFANKEIMQKVNFSEGTVRNYISNILKKLDLRDRTQIAIFAIQSGLMLKNLESMDE; encoded by the coding sequence ATCACTGTTTTAATTGCCGATGACCAGGAACTCATCCGTGACAGCCTCGAGCTTCTTATCAGCTCCGATACCCGTTTCAAGGTCGTGGGAACGGCAAAAGACGGGCGTGAGGTGATTAATCTGGCTGTTCGCCTCAAACCGGATATTATTCTCATGGATATCCGTATGCCGGAGATCAATGGCTTGGAATGTGTTGCTCATATTAAACAGCAAAATGGCGATAGCAGGATTATTATGCTCACGACCTTCGACGATGATCAGTATGTCTACGACGCTGTAAAGAACGGGGCTGACGGTTTTTTACTTAAGGGGATCTCCAAGAACGACCTGCTTTCAAGTATTGTTTCGGTACACGCCGGCGGTGCAAGCGTGGATCCGCAGACGGCTCAAAAGATATTCTCGTTGTTCGGCCGCCTGGCTAACTCATCCTTCCGCTCACTGCAGAAGACCGATGAACAGTTTAAATCTCTCAGTATTCAGGAATTAAAAATCATGCAGTTAATAGGTAAAGGTTTTGCAAACAAGGAGATCATGCAGAAGGTGAACTTTTCCGAGGGGACTGTGCGCAATTATATCAGCAACATCCTCAAGAAACTCGATCTGCGGGATCGAACCCAGATTGCAATCTTTGCAATCCAGTCAGGGCTCATGCTTAAGAACCTGGAGTCCATGGATGAGTAG
- a CDS encoding sensor histidine kinase — protein sequence MGYRTNKFMDKPIGYVYNIILVLNLAIVSLLSMIMYQTTYLVCDSDQARIFLEQARYLPHVPWHVPVYAIGSFLLLAVSGFIKRRLDESQAVLTFLLFLADIAVTFFIAYNLNFSYKGLFLFIGVGAFFFISNLPLRYIAIGLVMLGYIFSDYDIISVRLNLVSLQDYISFYGPSTQIPLYSIRSTLESLNLMLAILFFQFLIQSKIRENKEFIKVNNELSDKLHQLEILQAKLEESARLKERNRLAHEIHDILGHSLTSISTGLEACIELARKGGAELHSRLVKIKSVTDKGLTDIRRSVRELKNDAIVKSSLLSALQELINDTNALDDRTVEFIITGNTIPLEDDEEQTVYRLVQESLTNSLKHSESTKIDVTFHYTASQLTVTIADNGKGSASVRKHFGLEHIEEQITLLGGKVRFETALNQGFRTFATIPLRKGGQHSRSLF from the coding sequence GTGGGATATCGTACAAACAAGTTTATGGATAAACCAATAGGCTATGTCTATAATATCATTCTCGTTTTGAACCTGGCAATCGTAAGTCTGCTCTCCATGATAATGTACCAGACCACCTACCTGGTTTGCGATTCTGACCAGGCGAGAATCTTTTTGGAGCAGGCCCGGTATCTTCCGCATGTGCCCTGGCACGTTCCTGTCTACGCCATCGGCAGTTTTCTTCTGCTCGCGGTTTCCGGATTCATCAAGCGTCGACTGGACGAATCACAGGCTGTCCTTACTTTCCTTCTTTTTCTTGCCGATATCGCCGTCACCTTCTTTATCGCTTACAATCTGAATTTCTCGTATAAGGGACTGTTCCTCTTTATCGGAGTCGGGGCCTTCTTCTTTATCAGCAACCTGCCCCTGCGTTACATCGCCATTGGCCTGGTTATGCTCGGGTACATCTTTTCCGACTACGATATTATCTCGGTCCGTCTGAACCTTGTTTCCCTGCAGGACTATATCAGTTTCTACGGGCCAAGTACCCAGATACCTCTCTACAGCATTCGGAGCACCCTTGAGTCACTCAACCTTATGCTGGCCATTCTGTTTTTCCAGTTCCTTATCCAGAGCAAGATCCGGGAGAACAAGGAGTTTATAAAGGTTAACAACGAGCTCTCAGACAAGCTGCACCAGCTGGAAATCCTGCAGGCCAAACTGGAGGAATCAGCGCGCTTAAAGGAACGCAACCGCCTGGCACATGAAATCCACGATATTCTCGGCCACTCGCTTACCAGCATCTCCACCGGGCTTGAGGCATGCATAGAACTGGCCAGGAAAGGAGGGGCTGAACTGCACAGCCGGCTGGTAAAAATAAAGAGTGTCACCGACAAGGGATTAACTGATATCCGACGCTCGGTACGGGAGTTGAAGAATGATGCGATTGTCAAATCTTCACTCCTCAGCGCACTGCAGGAACTCATCAATGATACGAATGCCCTTGACGATCGGACTGTGGAGTTTATTATCACAGGCAACACGATTCCCCTGGAAGACGATGAGGAACAGACGGTCTATCGTCTGGTCCAGGAGAGCCTGACCAATTCTTTGAAGCATTCCGAAAGCACAAAGATTGATGTGACATTCCACTACACAGCGAGCCAGCTTACGGTCACCATCGCAGATAACGGAAAAGGATCTGCCTCTGTCAGGAAACACTTTGGACTGGAACATATTGAAGAGCAAATCACGCTTCTCGGTGGCAAAGTCCGGTTCGAAACGGCCCTGAACCAGGGGTTCCGAACATTTGCCACCATACCGCTTCGTAAAGGAGGGCAACACTCACGATCACTGTTTTAA
- a CDS encoding sugar ABC transporter substrate-binding protein codes for MKKALMVCLALIIVSGSVFAAGGQEADSGYTFGYTCMTMNNPFFIILEQSIRDKVEANGDKLITMDPAMDVAKQINQIEDLITQGIDAIYLNPVDWEGIRPALVALKDAGIPIINFDTEVKDMEYVTAYAGSDNKNAGYVCGADLVKRFPNGGNIVVLDSPTMNSINDRIAGFMEAVKGKGFTIVAQQDAKGDLPTSMRITEDILQAHPDIKAIMGGNDPTALGALAACKAANRTDILIYGVDGSPEAKAEIASGSQFVGSGAQSPISIGVESVKLAYKVLNNEPYEERIPVKTFLINADNVNEYGTDGWQ; via the coding sequence ATGAAAAAAGCACTTATGGTTTGCCTGGCCCTGATCATTGTATCAGGATCAGTATTCGCAGCAGGCGGTCAGGAGGCCGACAGCGGATACACATTCGGTTACACCTGCATGACAATGAATAACCCGTTCTTCATTATTCTGGAACAGTCGATCCGTGACAAAGTCGAAGCAAACGGGGACAAGCTGATCACCATGGATCCGGCAATGGACGTGGCAAAACAGATCAACCAGATTGAAGACCTGATTACCCAGGGAATCGACGCCATCTACCTTAACCCTGTTGACTGGGAAGGAATCCGCCCCGCTCTTGTTGCCCTCAAAGACGCCGGCATTCCCATTATCAACTTTGACACCGAGGTAAAGGACATGGAGTACGTAACCGCCTATGCCGGCTCCGACAACAAGAACGCCGGGTATGTGTGTGGTGCTGATCTGGTAAAACGCTTCCCCAATGGCGGAAACATCGTTGTACTCGATTCCCCCACCATGAACTCCATCAACGACCGTATCGCAGGTTTCATGGAAGCCGTCAAAGGAAAGGGTTTTACCATCGTGGCGCAGCAGGATGCCAAGGGCGATCTTCCTACATCCATGAGAATAACCGAGGATATCCTTCAGGCACATCCCGACATCAAAGCGATCATGGGCGGTAACGATCCCACAGCCCTGGGTGCCCTTGCAGCCTGTAAGGCGGCCAACCGAACGGACATTCTGATCTACGGTGTGGACGGTTCTCCCGAAGCCAAGGCGGAAATCGCCAGCGGAAGTCAGTTTGTAGGTTCCGGAGCACAGAGCCCGATCAGCATCGGTGTGGAATCCGTAAAGCTGGCGTACAAGGTTCTTAACAACGAACCCTACGAAGAGCGCATCCCCGTCAAGACCTTCCTGATCAACGCTGACAACGTCAACGAATATGGAACCGACGGCTGGCAGTAG